A stretch of the Ochrobactrum sp. BTU1 genome encodes the following:
- a CDS encoding DUF2267 domain-containing protein, with protein MDELIARITSNVGIDAATAEKAVGMILAFLQKEGPADKVQQLLAAFPGAEEAISQVKGGGLLSGLMGGVMGLGSQLMGAGLGMGEISGVAKETIRFAKEKAGAEPVDAVVGSIPGLGQFV; from the coding sequence ATGGACGAACTGATCGCGCGCATCACCTCCAATGTTGGCATCGATGCAGCAACTGCCGAAAAGGCTGTTGGCATGATTTTGGCATTTCTGCAGAAAGAAGGCCCAGCGGATAAAGTACAGCAGCTTTTGGCAGCTTTCCCGGGCGCCGAAGAAGCCATTTCGCAGGTCAAGGGTGGCGGTCTGCTTTCCGGCCTGATGGGCGGCGTGATGGGTCTCGGCTCGCAGCTGATGGGCGCTGGCCTCGGCATGGGTGAAATCTCCGGCGTTGCCAAGGAAACCATCCGTTTTGCCAAGGAAAAGGCTGGTGCTGAACCAGTCGACGCCGTTGTCGGCTCGATCCCAGGCCTCGGCCAGTTCGTATAA
- the betB gene encoding betaine-aldehyde dehydrogenase encodes MKAQPKASHFIGGAFVEDKAGKPLPVIYPATGEEIAKLYSATPDVIESAYAAALKAQGEWAALKPVERGRILRRTAEILREKNKKLSKLETLDTGKALQETLVADAASAADALEFFGGIISGFNGEFVELGGSFAYTRREALGICVGIGAWNYPIQIAAWKSAPALAMGNAFIFKPSENTPLSVLALAEAYKEAGLPDGLFNVVQGFGDVGAALVNHRMTAKVSLTGSVPTGKRIMSQAGEHLKHVTMELGGKSPIIVFDDADLDSAIGGAMLGNFYSTGQVCSNGTRVFVHKDVRETFVERLVERTRKIRIGDPLDEATQMGPLVNSAQRDKVLSFIEKGKQEGAKLVCGGGVPKLQGFDKGYFIEPTVFTDVTDDMTIAREEIFGPVMSILEFSDEDEVIARANDTEFGLAAGVFTADIARGHRVIGQIKAGTCWINAYNLTPVEVPFGGYKQSGIGRENGIAALTHYSQIKTVYVEMGKVDSPY; translated from the coding sequence ATGAAAGCCCAACCTAAAGCCTCGCATTTCATCGGCGGCGCATTCGTGGAAGACAAAGCTGGCAAGCCGCTTCCCGTCATCTATCCGGCGACAGGCGAAGAAATCGCAAAGCTTTATTCAGCAACACCGGATGTGATCGAGAGCGCCTATGCTGCCGCGTTGAAAGCGCAAGGCGAATGGGCAGCACTCAAGCCGGTGGAACGTGGCCGCATTCTGCGCCGCACGGCGGAAATCCTACGCGAGAAAAACAAGAAGCTCTCCAAGCTCGAAACGCTTGATACCGGCAAGGCATTGCAGGAGACACTGGTGGCGGATGCAGCATCGGCTGCAGATGCGCTTGAGTTTTTCGGCGGCATTATTTCCGGCTTTAATGGTGAGTTCGTAGAGCTTGGCGGATCGTTTGCTTACACGCGCCGCGAAGCGCTAGGCATCTGTGTCGGCATCGGTGCGTGGAATTATCCGATCCAGATCGCAGCATGGAAATCTGCGCCAGCACTGGCCATGGGCAACGCTTTCATTTTCAAGCCGTCTGAAAATACGCCTCTTTCAGTACTCGCTCTGGCAGAAGCCTATAAGGAAGCCGGCCTTCCTGACGGTCTGTTCAATGTTGTACAAGGCTTTGGCGATGTTGGTGCGGCACTCGTCAATCACCGCATGACAGCCAAGGTTTCGCTCACCGGTTCAGTTCCAACCGGCAAGCGGATCATGTCGCAGGCTGGTGAGCATCTGAAGCATGTCACGATGGAACTTGGTGGCAAATCTCCGATCATCGTATTTGATGATGCAGATCTCGACAGCGCTATTGGCGGTGCGATGCTCGGCAACTTCTATTCGACCGGTCAGGTCTGCTCCAACGGCACGCGCGTTTTCGTTCATAAGGATGTTCGCGAAACATTTGTCGAGCGTCTGGTTGAACGCACCCGCAAAATCCGCATTGGTGATCCTCTGGATGAAGCCACCCAGATGGGACCACTCGTCAACAGCGCGCAGCGCGACAAGGTTTTGTCCTTTATTGAAAAGGGCAAGCAAGAAGGCGCGAAGCTTGTATGCGGCGGCGGCGTTCCAAAGCTGCAGGGTTTCGACAAAGGCTACTTCATCGAGCCAACCGTCTTTACCGATGTGACTGACGACATGACGATTGCCCGCGAGGAAATCTTCGGCCCGGTCATGAGCATTCTCGAATTCTCGGACGAGGATGAAGTGATTGCGCGCGCCAACGATACCGAGTTCGGTCTGGCTGCCGGTGTATTCACCGCCGACATCGCCCGCGGCCATCGCGTAATCGGACAGATCAAGGCAGGAACCTGCTGGATTAACGCCTATAATCTGACTCCTGTTGAAGTGCCATTTGGCGGCTACAAACAGTCCGGCATTGGCCGCGAAAACGGCATTGCCGCACTGACACATTACAGCCAGATCAAGACTGTCTATGTGGAAATGGGCAAGGTTGACAGCCCCTACTAA
- a CDS encoding DUF2793 domain-containing protein, producing MDQTPNLKLPYIMPSQAQKHVTHNEALRFLDAVVHLSVKSRTQTGAPETPAAGDRYIVAAPATGQWAGKEGKVAFFIDGGWSFATIAKGWLAYVEEETKLFVYNGTEWQVTGSVPDSLSLSMLGVQATADAINRFAISSEASLFNNAGAGHQLKINKQTATNTASLLFQSGWTGYAEMGLNGDNNFSIKVGDDSGNWREAMKVDRATGNVAVGQIWPETRLHVDGPIRPAAYAVAALPSPSQHGAGAMAFVSNASGGAQMAYSDGSVWRSVRTGAVIV from the coding sequence ATGGACCAGACACCCAATCTCAAACTTCCCTATATCATGCCCAGTCAGGCGCAGAAGCACGTCACACACAATGAGGCTTTGCGCTTTCTCGATGCAGTTGTGCATCTGAGTGTAAAATCCCGAACCCAAACGGGCGCTCCGGAAACACCTGCCGCAGGTGATCGTTATATCGTTGCTGCACCTGCTACCGGCCAATGGGCTGGAAAAGAGGGCAAGGTTGCCTTCTTTATCGATGGGGGATGGTCATTCGCGACCATCGCAAAAGGCTGGCTGGCCTACGTCGAAGAAGAGACCAAGCTATTTGTTTACAATGGCACAGAATGGCAGGTGACAGGCTCGGTGCCGGATAGTCTTTCGTTGTCCATGCTGGGCGTTCAGGCGACGGCTGATGCGATCAACCGTTTCGCCATTTCTTCAGAAGCGAGCCTCTTCAACAATGCCGGTGCCGGGCATCAGTTGAAAATCAACAAGCAGACCGCAACCAATACGGCCAGCCTTCTGTTTCAGTCGGGCTGGACCGGATATGCTGAAATGGGCCTGAATGGGGACAATAATTTCAGCATAAAAGTCGGCGACGATAGCGGAAACTGGCGAGAGGCCATGAAGGTCGATCGAGCAACCGGCAATGTGGCCGTTGGTCAGATTTGGCCGGAAACACGGCTGCATGTCGATGGCCCGATACGCCCGGCCGCCTATGCGGTTGCCGCTTTGCCATCGCCGTCCCAGCACGGGGCTGGCGCAATGGCTTTTGTGAGTAACGCCAGCGGCGGCGCGCAAATGGCCTATTCGGACGGATCGGTCTGGCGAAGCGTGCGCACGGGCGCTGTTATTGTCTGA
- the betI gene encoding transcriptional regulator BetI, with translation MPKIGMEPLRRRELIDAAIRTIGQRGSLDVTVAQIAHEAGVSPALAHHYFGGKDKLILATMRHLLRELGSDLNAAVKLAETPRERIAAIIAVNFSASQFAQETIAAWLTFYVHAQQSEDTKRLLRIYARRLHSNFVFALEQLTSHERANRIAEGAGALIDGLYIRHALGADAPNAASAIALVEDYIAVQLSAEK, from the coding sequence ATGCCCAAGATCGGGATGGAACCCCTACGGCGGCGCGAACTGATCGATGCCGCCATCCGTACTATCGGCCAGCGTGGTTCGTTGGACGTCACTGTTGCGCAGATCGCCCATGAAGCAGGTGTATCGCCCGCGCTTGCGCATCACTATTTTGGCGGCAAAGACAAGCTGATCCTGGCCACCATGCGCCATCTCTTGCGTGAGCTGGGGAGCGATTTGAACGCCGCCGTGAAGCTTGCAGAAACTCCGCGTGAGCGTATTGCGGCCATCATCGCGGTTAATTTTTCCGCCTCGCAGTTTGCGCAGGAGACGATTGCAGCCTGGCTGACCTTCTATGTTCATGCGCAGCAATCCGAAGACACAAAGCGGCTTTTGCGCATCTATGCGCGCCGCCTGCATTCAAACTTCGTCTTCGCGCTGGAACAATTGACCAGCCACGAGCGCGCCAATCGTATTGCCGAAGGCGCAGGTGCGCTGATCGATGGGCTTTATATCCGCCACGCCCTTGGTGCCGATGCGCCAAATGCGGCATCGGCAATTGCCCTTGTTGAAGATTACATCGCTGTTCAGCTTTCGGCGGAGAAATAA
- a CDS encoding magnesium transporter CorA family protein: protein MITLYCLNGDHLDRVEVEPGNPLPENVIWIDLLAPGVNEDHIVEAWTGISIPTREDMTEIEESSRFYMENGAQYLTVPILHAVDLDHRELAPVTFILHGQRLVTVRYADPKSVSIYITRATKPGNGLIPNAKCSGLSIMLGIIEATTNRLADILEGVAGKIDAASHSIYRRQPKARPMTTEDFRHILTQIGGQGTFLSRMRESLAGISRMLVYLSAINSPVATKKDTRSWVKSLERDAQSLVAYVDFLSNKVTFLLDTIVGLISVEQNAIIKIFSVAAVGFMPPTLVASIYGMNFSFMPELNSPWGYPMALGLMVASALLPLFYFRRKGWL, encoded by the coding sequence ATGATTACTCTTTACTGCCTTAACGGAGACCATCTCGACCGCGTCGAGGTTGAGCCGGGCAATCCCCTTCCTGAAAACGTTATCTGGATTGACCTTCTCGCACCCGGCGTCAATGAAGATCATATCGTTGAGGCGTGGACCGGCATCTCGATCCCGACCCGTGAAGACATGACGGAAATCGAGGAATCGAGCCGATTCTATATGGAGAACGGCGCGCAATATCTGACTGTACCGATCCTTCATGCGGTGGATCTCGATCATCGTGAACTCGCACCTGTCACTTTCATTCTGCATGGACAGCGGCTGGTAACGGTTCGCTATGCCGATCCGAAATCGGTCAGCATTTACATCACGCGCGCGACAAAGCCGGGCAACGGCCTGATCCCGAATGCAAAATGTTCCGGCCTTTCAATCATGCTCGGCATAATCGAGGCCACCACCAATCGTCTGGCAGATATTCTGGAAGGCGTTGCAGGCAAGATCGATGCGGCATCGCATTCGATCTATCGTCGCCAGCCCAAGGCACGGCCAATGACGACTGAGGATTTCCGGCACATCCTCACGCAGATCGGTGGACAGGGTACGTTTCTATCACGAATGCGCGAAAGTTTGGCAGGCATCAGCAGAATGCTGGTTTATCTCTCTGCGATCAACAGCCCGGTTGCAACCAAGAAAGACACCCGCTCTTGGGTCAAATCGCTAGAACGCGATGCGCAGTCGCTGGTCGCCTATGTGGATTTTCTGTCCAACAAGGTGACGTTCCTGCTTGATACGATTGTCGGGCTTATCTCTGTCGAGCAGAACGCGATCATCAAGATTTTCTCGGTTGCGGCAGTGGGCTTCATGCCTCCAACACTCGTCGCATCCATCTATGGTATGAACTTCTCATTCATGCCGGAGCTGAACTCGCCCTGGGGCTATCCGATGGCGCTTGGCCTGATGGTGGCCTCAGCTTTGCTGCCGCTGTTTTATTTCCGCAGGAAGGGGTGGCTGTAA
- a CDS encoding FCD domain-containing protein — protein sequence MEILSRKSLADAAEQSIRAEITAGNWRVGEQLPNEASLSAKLGVSRGTVREAVRALVAQGMLETRQGSGTYVLSAADMRRSLDRIRHTSLRDRFETRAALEAEAARLVAQRATPAMIRHLEAMLEQRNKRAETSRTDFVSRDFAFHEAIVAASGNNALIEVYAFFSQSIRESIEATLDGELPEPDHEEHSALIEAIATGNPDLAGEAVRRFMAPLIKELERLLAS from the coding sequence ATGGAAATACTCTCAAGAAAAAGCCTCGCCGATGCTGCAGAACAGTCCATTCGGGCTGAGATCACGGCCGGCAATTGGCGCGTGGGTGAGCAATTGCCCAATGAAGCAAGCCTCTCCGCAAAACTCGGGGTCAGTCGCGGCACTGTGCGTGAAGCCGTGCGTGCGCTGGTCGCCCAAGGAATGCTGGAAACGCGGCAGGGTTCAGGAACCTATGTTCTGTCGGCGGCAGACATGCGCCGCAGTCTTGATCGTATTCGCCATACAAGTTTGCGTGACCGGTTTGAAACGCGGGCAGCGCTTGAGGCGGAAGCTGCACGACTTGTTGCTCAACGAGCGACACCGGCAATGATCCGCCATCTTGAAGCGATGCTGGAGCAGCGCAACAAGCGTGCGGAAACAAGCCGAACCGATTTTGTTTCGCGAGATTTTGCCTTCCATGAAGCAATCGTCGCGGCATCGGGCAACAATGCGCTTATCGAGGTCTATGCCTTCTTTTCCCAATCCATCCGGGAATCAATAGAGGCGACGCTCGATGGAGAGCTGCCGGAACCCGATCACGAAGAACACAGCGCCCTTATTGAAGCTATCGCCACTGGTAATCCCGACCTGGCAGGCGAAGCAGTGCGTCGATTTATGGCGCCCCTAATCAAAGAACTTGAAAGGCTGTTGGCATCATGA
- a CDS encoding CynX/NimT family MFS transporter, which translates to MSHTNNVPLQAATEENPAHNAEPFVDAEADSVPQPAAQRLPSQALRVLLGLSLVLIAANLRPVFSSVSVLLPEIIDATGMSGFAAGLLTTLPVVCLGVFAPFAPRLAQRYGAERVLLFVLIVLTIGTAIRGIGSQASLYIGAILAGAAIATGNVLLPGVVKRDFPKTAAIMTGFYTMALCGGAAAAAGFTIPIEHMLGGSWNLALAFWAIPAALVLALWLPQALRAKNNVAHSGFKVVGLWKDKLAWQVTLFMGLQSSMAYVVFGWLAPILREQGLSATAAGGLVSFSIMVQVVTCLAIPSIAIRQKSQSLLNVVLCISAALPLMGFLYLPQWSFWILAIVQGFGQGGLIAAAMMVIVLRSPDSHTAAHLSGMAQCVGYTLAAIGPLVVGMIHGATGSFAACGIFFAALGLGAAINGWGAGRTRHVGVTVIKEA; encoded by the coding sequence ATGAGCCACACAAACAATGTTCCGTTGCAGGCAGCAACGGAAGAAAATCCGGCACACAATGCGGAGCCTTTTGTTGATGCCGAGGCCGACAGCGTGCCGCAACCCGCTGCACAACGCTTGCCAAGCCAAGCTTTGCGCGTGCTACTGGGCTTAAGTCTGGTGTTGATTGCTGCCAATCTGCGTCCGGTATTTTCAAGCGTTTCGGTCCTCCTTCCAGAAATCATCGACGCAACCGGCATGTCTGGTTTTGCTGCTGGCTTACTAACGACATTGCCGGTGGTCTGTTTGGGCGTATTCGCACCTTTCGCGCCGAGACTGGCCCAACGCTACGGTGCCGAGCGCGTCTTATTGTTTGTTCTGATTGTCTTGACCATCGGCACGGCAATCCGCGGCATCGGAAGCCAGGCGTCACTGTACATTGGCGCGATATTGGCTGGTGCTGCCATCGCTACCGGCAATGTATTGCTGCCGGGGGTCGTAAAGCGGGATTTCCCTAAAACCGCTGCGATTATGACCGGCTTTTATACGATGGCACTTTGTGGCGGCGCAGCCGCTGCTGCCGGGTTCACAATTCCGATTGAGCATATGCTCGGCGGTTCATGGAACCTTGCACTGGCTTTCTGGGCAATTCCAGCAGCGCTGGTTCTCGCACTTTGGCTACCACAGGCGCTGCGTGCGAAAAACAATGTCGCGCATTCAGGATTTAAGGTTGTCGGGCTTTGGAAAGACAAGCTCGCCTGGCAGGTCACACTGTTTATGGGCCTTCAATCCTCGATGGCTTATGTCGTTTTTGGCTGGCTTGCGCCAATTCTGCGAGAGCAGGGGCTGAGTGCTACGGCAGCTGGCGGCTTGGTTTCATTTTCGATCATGGTGCAGGTCGTGACCTGTCTCGCGATCCCATCGATTGCGATACGACAAAAGAGCCAGAGCCTGCTTAATGTGGTGCTTTGCATCAGCGCGGCGTTGCCTTTGATGGGCTTCCTTTATCTTCCGCAATGGAGCTTCTGGATTCTGGCCATTGTGCAGGGCTTTGGGCAGGGCGGTTTGATCGCTGCCGCTATGATGGTGATCGTGTTGCGCTCACCGGATTCACATACGGCAGCTCACCTGTCCGGCATGGCGCAATGCGTCGGCTATACATTGGCGGCTATTGGTCCGCTCGTTGTTGGCATGATCCATGGTGCGACAGGAAGCTTTGCCGCCTGCGGTATCTTCTTTGCAGCCCTTGGCTTAGGAGCAGCTATCAATGGCTGGGGTGCTGGGCGTACCCGTCATGTCGGCGTGACGGTCATAAAAGAAGCATAA
- a CDS encoding GreA/GreB family elongation factor: MSRAFTKEQDDAPIDLGERPISPHRNLVTPNGLKMIDDELARLHRELAEANVAGERSAIARVSRDLRYWTSRRETAELSVPDPDSDVVRFGMTVELENLDEGGVRVWTIVGEDEADPANGKISHVSPVAIMLFGKPVGDVLKINGRDWEIVAASV; encoded by the coding sequence ATGAGTAGAGCTTTCACCAAAGAACAGGACGACGCGCCCATCGATCTCGGCGAGCGTCCCATCAGTCCGCACCGCAATCTCGTCACGCCGAACGGTTTGAAGATGATTGACGACGAGCTTGCACGGCTTCACCGCGAACTGGCCGAAGCGAATGTTGCAGGCGAGCGTTCGGCAATTGCCCGCGTTTCGCGTGATTTGCGCTACTGGACTTCGCGTCGTGAAACCGCAGAACTATCCGTGCCCGATCCGGACAGTGACGTTGTACGCTTTGGCATGACGGTGGAGTTGGAAAACCTCGATGAAGGTGGCGTGCGGGTCTGGACCATTGTTGGCGAGGACGAGGCCGACCCCGCCAATGGCAAAATCTCCCACGTCTCGCCCGTGGCCATTATGCTTTTTGGCAAGCCGGTGGGCGACGTGCTGAAAATTAACGGCAGAGACTGGGAGATTGTGGCTGCATCGGTGTGA
- a CDS encoding helix-turn-helix domain-containing protein, protein MTKELFLSTDMVDAEARDDFWRDAIKLFYEVSALDEENEEGFIGTLRSYPFGNMLVGSTTFNTQHYERTKNLIAQTGLDHYVLQALLSGTLSGDFNGASVAAKPGDIFILDMSQVITSHAEAGARLTVIMPRQELEKLIGWRNLHGMVFKTEAATTQLLFEFLRGLNDVVQELSAVEAIAAKDAMMALLAACIKRADTGAAESATINLPIRNRILAYIDKNITNPLLDPHSIQQYFRMSRSHIYRAFEPDGGVAKVIRDKRLDMAYRILIEQKGKPVSLKEIAYRCGFNDSTQLTKAFKGRFGITPKEAREAKAPLPLQSEGGTLVIHEHLSSQAKKVVVI, encoded by the coding sequence ATGACAAAAGAGCTGTTTTTATCGACAGATATGGTCGATGCCGAAGCGCGCGACGACTTTTGGCGCGACGCTATCAAGCTATTTTACGAAGTATCTGCCCTCGATGAAGAAAACGAAGAAGGCTTTATCGGTACTTTGCGCTCTTATCCATTCGGCAACATGCTGGTTGGTTCCACCACCTTTAACACCCAGCATTATGAGCGCACAAAGAACCTGATCGCTCAGACTGGTCTCGATCACTATGTTCTTCAAGCCCTACTTTCCGGCACCCTGAGTGGAGATTTCAACGGAGCCTCTGTTGCTGCGAAACCCGGTGACATTTTCATCCTCGACATGTCACAGGTCATAACCAGTCATGCAGAAGCGGGCGCACGTCTGACGGTTATCATGCCACGGCAAGAGCTGGAGAAGCTTATCGGATGGCGAAATCTTCATGGCATGGTGTTCAAAACGGAAGCTGCGACAACCCAGCTCCTCTTCGAGTTTCTGCGCGGGCTCAATGATGTGGTTCAGGAACTCTCCGCCGTGGAGGCCATCGCCGCCAAAGATGCAATGATGGCGCTACTTGCTGCATGTATTAAGAGGGCGGACACAGGCGCTGCTGAGAGTGCAACAATCAACCTGCCGATACGCAATCGCATTCTTGCCTATATCGACAAGAACATAACGAACCCGCTTCTTGATCCCCATTCGATACAACAATATTTCCGCATGTCGCGCTCACATATTTATCGCGCATTTGAACCGGACGGCGGCGTGGCAAAGGTCATTCGCGACAAGAGGCTCGATATGGCTTACCGGATTCTGATCGAACAAAAAGGCAAGCCTGTTTCACTTAAAGAAATCGCCTATCGCTGCGGTTTTAATGACAGCACACAACTGACGAAGGCTTTCAAAGGGCGCTTCGGTATTACGCCGAAGGAAGCACGAGAAGCCAAAGCCCCGCTGCCGTTACAATCGGAAGGCGGCACGCTGGTTATTCACGAACATCTATCGTCACAGGCAAAAAAGGTCGTTGTCATCTGA
- the betA gene encoding choline dehydrogenase yields MEADFVIIGSGSAGSAMAYRLSEDGRHSVIVIEFGGPDIGPLIQMPAALSFPMNMETYDWGFSTEPEPHIGGRSLVTPRGKVVGGSSSINGMVYVRGHARDYDHWSESGARGWSYADVLPYFKRMENSHGGQEGWRGTDGPLHVQRGRRDNPLFKAFVDAGQQAGFEVTDDYNGEKQEGFGPMEQTIHNGRRWSAANAYLKPALKRPNVKLVKGLARKIVMEGKRAVGVEIEAGRTFSTIRARREVIIAASSINSPKLLMLSGIGPAAQLKEHGIEVVADRPGVGQNLQDHLEVYIQQECTQPITLYSKLNLFSKAKIGAEWLFFKTGDGATNHFESAAFVRSKAGVEYPDIQYHFLPVAIRYDGKAAAESHGFQAHVGPMRSKSRGSVTLRSANPREKPVIKFNYMSHEDDWADFRHCVRLTREVFGQDAFAPYRGAEIQPGANVQSDDEIDNFIREHVESAFHPCGTCKMGSVDDPMAVVDPECRVIGVEGLRVADSSIFPRITNGNLNGPSIMTGEKASDHILGRTPLARSNQEPWINPRWEVSDR; encoded by the coding sequence ATGGAAGCGGATTTCGTTATTATTGGCTCCGGCTCTGCCGGTTCGGCTATGGCCTACCGGCTGTCGGAAGATGGCAGGCACTCGGTTATTGTCATTGAATTTGGCGGCCCAGACATCGGCCCGCTGATCCAGATGCCAGCCGCCCTTTCCTTCCCCATGAATATGGAAACCTATGACTGGGGCTTTTCCACCGAACCTGAGCCGCATATCGGCGGGCGCAGTCTCGTCACGCCACGCGGCAAGGTGGTCGGCGGATCATCATCCATCAATGGCATGGTCTATGTGCGCGGGCACGCACGCGATTACGATCACTGGTCGGAAAGTGGCGCGCGCGGCTGGTCCTATGCCGATGTATTGCCCTACTTCAAGCGGATGGAAAATTCCCACGGCGGACAGGAAGGCTGGCGCGGCACCGATGGTCCGCTGCATGTTCAGCGCGGTCGTCGCGATAACCCGCTGTTCAAGGCCTTCGTCGATGCCGGCCAACAAGCGGGCTTTGAAGTCACTGACGATTATAATGGCGAGAAGCAGGAAGGCTTTGGCCCGATGGAGCAGACGATCCATAATGGACGTCGCTGGTCTGCGGCCAATGCCTATCTGAAGCCTGCCCTCAAGCGCCCCAATGTGAAGCTCGTCAAAGGCTTAGCACGAAAAATCGTGATGGAAGGAAAGCGCGCGGTCGGGGTTGAAATCGAAGCGGGCCGTACTTTCTCGACTATCCGCGCACGCCGCGAAGTCATCATCGCTGCATCCTCCATCAATTCGCCAAAGCTGTTGATGCTTTCAGGCATTGGACCTGCTGCGCAGCTTAAAGAGCACGGCATTGAGGTCGTGGCTGATCGTCCCGGCGTTGGGCAAAATCTGCAGGATCATCTGGAAGTCTATATCCAGCAGGAATGCACGCAGCCGATCACGCTCTATTCCAAGCTCAACCTGTTTTCCAAAGCCAAGATTGGCGCGGAATGGCTGTTCTTCAAAACCGGCGACGGCGCGACAAACCATTTCGAATCCGCAGCCTTCGTGCGTTCTAAAGCGGGCGTGGAATATCCGGATATCCAATACCACTTCCTGCCGGTCGCGATCCGCTATGACGGCAAAGCGGCTGCAGAATCGCACGGCTTTCAGGCGCATGTCGGACCGATGCGCTCCAAGTCGCGCGGCAGTGTTACCTTGCGCTCGGCTAATCCGCGCGAAAAGCCTGTCATAAAGTTCAACTATATGTCGCATGAGGATGATTGGGCCGATTTCCGTCATTGCGTGCGACTGACACGCGAAGTTTTCGGACAGGACGCATTTGCCCCTTATCGCGGCGCGGAAATCCAGCCCGGCGCGAATGTGCAGTCTGATGACGAGATCGACAATTTCATTCGCGAGCATGTGGAAAGTGCATTCCACCCTTGCGGAACTTGCAAAATGGGATCAGTTGACGATCCAATGGCAGTGGTTGATCCAGAATGCCGGGTTATTGGCGTTGAGGGGTTGCGGGTTGCGGATTCATCCATCTTCCCGCGCATCACCAACGGCAACCTCAACGGCCCGTCGATCATGACTGGCGAAAAGGCATCGGATCATATTCTGGGACGCACTCCGCTGGCGCGATCCAATCAGGAACCGTGGATCAACCCGCGCTGGGAAGTATCTGATCGCTAA